From Streptomyces yatensis, one genomic window encodes:
- a CDS encoding SDR family NAD(P)-dependent oxidoreductase produces the protein MTITFITGANKGLGRETARRLIECGHTVLVGSRDRERGEEAAAALGARHVPIDVTDDASVAAAAANVAAHEGRIDVLINNAGVHGPGGDPGDLTAADARAVLDVNVIGVIRTTTAFLPLLRRSDDPAIVNVSSGMGSLAFTHDPARPESRVVVPLYTASKAALTMLTTQYAKGLEGVRVNAADPGYTATDLNGHSGPQTVTEGTDAIVALATEGPGAGTGRFVSRHGEIAWS, from the coding sequence ATGACGATCACCTTCATCACCGGAGCCAACAAGGGTCTCGGCCGTGAGACCGCCCGCCGTCTGATCGAGTGCGGCCATACCGTGCTCGTCGGATCCCGCGACCGCGAGCGGGGCGAGGAGGCCGCCGCCGCGCTCGGCGCGCGTCACGTCCCGATCGATGTGACCGACGACGCGTCCGTGGCCGCCGCGGCCGCGAACGTCGCCGCACACGAGGGAAGGATCGACGTCCTGATCAACAACGCCGGTGTCCACGGCCCCGGCGGCGACCCCGGCGACCTGACCGCCGCCGACGCGCGCGCCGTCCTCGACGTCAATGTCATCGGCGTCATCCGCACCACCACCGCGTTCCTGCCGCTGCTGCGCCGTTCGGACGACCCCGCGATCGTCAACGTCAGCAGCGGTATGGGCTCCCTCGCCTTCACCCACGACCCCGCCCGGCCCGAGTCGCGTGTCGTCGTGCCGCTGTACACCGCGTCCAAGGCGGCGCTGACGATGCTGACCACGCAGTACGCCAAGGGGCTCGAGGGCGTTCGCGTCAACGCCGCCGACCCCGGATACACCGCGACCGACCTCAACGGGCACAGCGGCCCGCAGACCGTCACCGAGGGCACGGACGCGATCGTCGCCCTCGCCACCGAGGGGCCCGGCGCCGGCACCGGACGCTTCGTCTCCCGCCATGGCGAGATCGCCTGGTCCTGA
- a CDS encoding LysR family transcriptional regulator — protein sequence MELQQMRYVVAVAETNSFTRAAERCLVVQSALSHQVARLERELGARLFERTSRRVRLTPAGEAFLPAARQCLDAAERAAAEVAAAVGEVRGRLAVGVISTVTAVDIPGALRDFRERYPQVRISLRVAASDDLVEQVKEGAIDVAFLGLPTTARPQGVAAHELARDRLVAVVAPDHPLAGEAEVDLRRLSSEVFVDLPAGTAGRAQSDLAFEAAGLGRTVGFEVTSADFIARLVRPGLGVAMLPSAYVPHLSGVVTIEVADAPARVEYVIWSRFSRTPAATAFLAALDIPATDG from the coding sequence ATGGAGCTTCAGCAGATGCGGTACGTCGTCGCCGTCGCCGAGACGAACAGCTTCACCCGGGCCGCCGAACGATGTCTGGTCGTCCAGTCCGCCCTCAGCCACCAAGTCGCCCGCCTGGAGCGGGAACTGGGTGCGCGGCTCTTCGAGCGCACCAGCCGCCGGGTGCGGCTGACACCGGCCGGTGAGGCGTTCCTCCCGGCCGCTCGGCAGTGTCTGGACGCCGCCGAGCGCGCGGCCGCCGAGGTCGCCGCGGCCGTCGGAGAGGTGCGGGGACGGCTGGCCGTGGGCGTGATCTCCACCGTCACCGCGGTCGATATCCCGGGCGCGCTGCGCGATTTCCGCGAGCGCTACCCACAGGTGCGCATCAGCCTGCGGGTGGCCGCCAGCGACGACCTCGTCGAACAGGTCAAGGAAGGAGCCATCGACGTGGCCTTCCTCGGGCTGCCCACGACGGCGCGACCCCAAGGCGTCGCCGCCCACGAACTCGCGCGGGACCGGCTCGTCGCCGTGGTCGCGCCGGACCATCCACTCGCCGGGGAAGCGGAGGTCGACCTGCGCAGGCTCTCCTCCGAGGTGTTCGTGGACCTTCCGGCCGGAACGGCCGGACGTGCCCAGTCCGACCTGGCCTTCGAGGCCGCCGGGCTCGGGCGTACCGTCGGCTTCGAGGTGACCAGCGCGGACTTCATCGCCCGGCTCGTCCGGCCGGGCCTCGGCGTGGCCATGCTGCCCTCCGCCTACGTGCCCCATCTCTCCGGTGTCGTCACCATCGAGGTCGCCGACGCCCCGGCCCGCGTCGAGTACGTCATCTGGAGCCGCTTCAGCCGCACACCGGCGGCGACCGCCTTCCTCGCCGCCCTCGACATCCCGGCAACGGATGGCTGA
- a CDS encoding EamA family transporter, producing the protein MTRHITRAVSGGAGGIRHGHLPRTALTALAPSVWGTTYVVTTELLPHGHPLFAGLLRALPAGLIALAITRTLPRGAWWGKAAALGVLNIGLFLPLLFIAAQRLPGGVAATLAASQPLVVAVLAVTVLHERLSARRLVWAVAGVVGVGLVVIGPDAALDTVGVVAGLAGAVTMALGVTLTKRWGRPADVGPTTFAGWQLTAGGLFLLPLAFLVEGSPPAIDAGAALGYLWLGLVGGLITYALWFQGISTLPVSAVAVLALLSPLVAAVLGAALLGQTLGPIQLVGFALSLAAIVAGQLPPRTRSHDSVSTPTPEGTRQ; encoded by the coding sequence ATGACACGTCACATCACACGGGCGGTCTCCGGGGGAGCCGGCGGCATCCGCCACGGACATCTGCCACGCACCGCCCTGACGGCGCTCGCGCCCTCGGTGTGGGGCACGACCTATGTCGTCACCACCGAGCTTCTCCCCCACGGCCACCCACTGTTCGCGGGACTCCTGCGCGCCTTGCCCGCCGGGCTGATCGCGCTGGCGATCACCCGCACCCTGCCGCGCGGAGCCTGGTGGGGCAAGGCGGCGGCGCTCGGGGTGCTGAACATCGGGCTGTTCCTCCCGCTGCTGTTCATCGCGGCCCAGCGCCTGCCGGGCGGCGTCGCCGCGACCCTGGCGGCATCCCAGCCGCTCGTCGTCGCCGTCCTGGCCGTCACCGTGCTCCATGAGCGGCTGTCCGCCCGGCGCCTGGTGTGGGCCGTGGCGGGCGTCGTCGGCGTCGGCCTGGTGGTGATCGGACCGGACGCGGCACTCGACACCGTGGGAGTCGTGGCGGGCCTGGCCGGCGCGGTCACGATGGCGCTCGGCGTGACGCTCACCAAGCGCTGGGGGCGCCCCGCCGACGTCGGTCCCACCACGTTCGCCGGCTGGCAACTCACCGCGGGAGGTCTGTTCCTGCTGCCCCTCGCCTTCCTCGTCGAGGGATCGCCTCCCGCGATCGACGCGGGTGCCGCCCTCGGCTACCTCTGGCTGGGGCTGGTCGGCGGTCTGATCACCTACGCCCTGTGGTTCCAGGGCATCAGCACCCTGCCCGTCTCCGCCGTCGCGGTTCTCGCCCTGCTCTCGCCGCTGGTCGCCGCCGTGCTCGGTGCCGCACTGCTCGGCCAGACACTCGGCCCGATCCAGCTCGTGGGCTTCGCGCTCTCACTCGCCGCGATCGTCGCGGGACAGCTTCCGCCCCGCACCCGTTCGCACGACTCCGTCTCCACCCCCACCCCGGAAGGGACACGTCAATGA
- a CDS encoding amidohydrolase, which yields MGFDLARRRLLSAVGAAGVAGALGLGASDAFAASGRPSSGSRGASGSRRSAATIIHGGRVLTGLPHVPQQEAIAVGRDGKILAVGPAALVRRLAGRDTDFVDARGGTVMAGIIDAHAHCLEAGSRTLNPSLGNESFTVAALQAKLTEFLNASKDQEPDGWLVVEDWNPVGLPAGTETHHRILDALPTRRPIALRGSDAHNTWVNQRALELAKITSSTPDPAGGRIVHDSAGAPSGLLKDTAQDIVEGVIPPPARDKLLAAEAKALRLAASSGITTYMDAATETEGLGSYADLADSDRLLQRVIPALRLDLDLIRDPKAALAYVEEQRAKYAEVPGLCFGTAKVFLDGVIEHPAQSAALLEPYLDGHGKPTDNRGDLYVTSTEYGRLAAVLDRAGWQLHAHAIGDRAVRTALDGYEAAIRANGRRGNRHTIAHLQLVHPDDYRRFAPLGVVACMQLQWAMRDVWTVDALLPYIGPDRHKLMYPARSLERHGALLAGGSDWPVDPLDSFNQIRTAIDRNGDDGALYPEREGISRATSLRMHTAGSAHQLRIDRETGVLTPGRAADVIVLDRDVTRVPVKDITGTKVRLTLAGGRRIWDADQPGAPASATAFAARPASLASVHGRHAACGCQG from the coding sequence ATGGGCTTTGACCTGGCGCGCCGTCGTCTTCTGTCGGCCGTGGGCGCAGCGGGTGTCGCGGGTGCCCTCGGCCTGGGCGCCTCCGACGCGTTCGCGGCCTCCGGCCGCCCCTCGTCCGGATCCCGTGGCGCGTCGGGATCCCGCCGCTCGGCCGCGACGATCATCCACGGTGGACGGGTGCTCACCGGTCTGCCGCATGTGCCGCAGCAGGAGGCCATCGCCGTGGGGAGGGACGGGAAGATCCTCGCGGTCGGCCCGGCGGCCCTGGTGCGCCGGCTGGCCGGGAGGGACACCGACTTCGTCGACGCCCGCGGTGGCACCGTCATGGCGGGGATCATCGACGCGCACGCACACTGCCTGGAGGCCGGGTCGCGCACCCTCAACCCGTCCCTGGGCAATGAGTCGTTCACCGTCGCCGCACTCCAGGCGAAGCTCACCGAGTTCCTGAACGCGAGCAAGGACCAGGAGCCGGACGGCTGGCTGGTGGTGGAGGACTGGAACCCGGTGGGCCTGCCCGCCGGGACCGAGACCCACCACCGCATCCTGGACGCGCTGCCGACCCGCCGGCCGATCGCGCTCAGGGGCTCGGACGCCCACAACACCTGGGTCAACCAGCGCGCCCTGGAGCTGGCGAAGATCACGTCGAGCACCCCGGACCCGGCCGGGGGCCGCATCGTCCACGACTCGGCCGGAGCGCCGTCCGGATTGCTGAAGGACACCGCGCAGGACATCGTCGAGGGGGTGATTCCGCCGCCCGCCCGGGACAAGCTGCTCGCCGCCGAGGCGAAGGCCCTCCGCCTGGCGGCGTCCAGCGGCATCACCACGTACATGGACGCGGCCACCGAGACCGAAGGACTCGGCAGCTACGCCGACCTGGCCGACTCGGACCGGCTGCTCCAGCGGGTCATCCCGGCGCTGCGCCTGGACCTCGACCTCATCCGCGACCCGAAGGCCGCGCTGGCCTACGTCGAGGAGCAGCGCGCCAAGTACGCGGAGGTGCCCGGGCTGTGCTTCGGGACCGCGAAGGTGTTCCTCGACGGGGTGATCGAGCACCCCGCGCAGTCCGCCGCGCTGCTGGAGCCGTACCTCGACGGCCACGGCAAGCCCACCGACAACCGCGGCGACTTGTACGTCACCTCCACCGAGTACGGACGTCTGGCGGCCGTACTGGACCGGGCCGGCTGGCAGTTGCACGCGCACGCCATCGGTGACCGCGCGGTGCGCACCGCGCTGGACGGCTACGAGGCGGCGATACGGGCCAACGGGCGCCGTGGCAACCGGCACACCATCGCCCATCTGCAGCTGGTCCACCCGGACGACTACCGGCGCTTCGCACCGCTGGGCGTCGTCGCCTGCATGCAGTTGCAGTGGGCGATGCGCGATGTGTGGACGGTGGACGCCCTCCTGCCCTACATCGGCCCGGACCGCCACAAGCTGATGTATCCGGCGCGCAGCCTGGAGCGGCACGGCGCGCTGCTGGCCGGGGGGTCGGACTGGCCGGTGGACCCGCTCGACTCCTTCAACCAGATCCGCACCGCCATCGACCGGAACGGCGACGACGGCGCGCTGTACCCGGAGCGGGAGGGCATCAGCCGCGCCACCAGCCTGCGCATGCACACGGCGGGCTCGGCCCATCAGCTCCGTATCGACCGCGAGACCGGTGTGCTCACCCCGGGCCGGGCCGCCGATGTGATCGTGCTCGACCGGGATGTGACCCGGGTGCCGGTCAAGGACATCACCGGCACGAAGGTGCGTCTGACACTGGCGGGCGGCAGGCGCATCTGGGACGCGGATCAGCCGGGCGCCCCGGCGTCCGCCACCGCGTTCGCGGCCCGGCCCGCATCCCTCGCCTCCGTGCACGGCCGCCATGCCGCCTGCGGCTGCCAGGGCTGA
- a CDS encoding GNAT family N-acetyltransferase encodes MHVFLETERLVLRPFTEADADHLFALDSDPEVMRFLSGGKPTSRETVRAQILPRLLHDHPCFGTRGYWAAEEKATGTFLGWFEFRPLDDHSPAVVELGYRLNKAAWGRGYAAEGARALIHKGFTDLGVERVTADTMAVNTRSRRVMEKAGLSFLRNFTGDWPEPIEGSEHGEVEYELTRADWERQLR; translated from the coding sequence ATGCATGTCTTCCTGGAGACCGAACGGCTCGTGCTGCGCCCGTTCACCGAGGCCGACGCCGACCACCTCTTCGCGCTGGACAGTGACCCCGAGGTCATGCGCTTCCTCTCCGGCGGCAAGCCGACGAGTCGCGAGACGGTCCGCGCCCAGATCCTGCCGCGCCTTCTCCACGACCATCCGTGCTTCGGCACCCGCGGCTACTGGGCCGCCGAGGAGAAGGCCACCGGAACCTTCCTGGGCTGGTTCGAGTTCCGCCCCCTGGACGACCACAGCCCCGCCGTGGTGGAACTCGGCTACCGCCTGAACAAGGCCGCCTGGGGCAGGGGTTACGCCGCGGAGGGAGCGCGGGCCCTGATCCACAAGGGCTTCACGGACCTCGGGGTGGAGCGGGTCACCGCGGACACGATGGCGGTGAACACCCGCTCGCGGCGGGTGATGGAGAAGGCGGGCCTGTCGTTCCTCCGGAACTTCACCGGGGACTGGCCGGAGCCGATCGAGGGCTCCGAGCACGGCGAAGTCGAGTACGAACTCACGCGGGCCGACTGGGAGCGCCAACTCCGGTAG
- a CDS encoding helix-turn-helix transcriptional regulator, translating into MPRTPGTGLGAMIRTWRDRLPPSAAGLPVARGRRAAGLRREELADLAGVSVDYIVRLEQGRATTPSVSVVASLARALQLSTAERDHLYRLAQLAPPEDGAISDHLPPGVQRVLARLGDAPVAVFAADWQLIWWNHGWAALLGDPSASPPKLRNFARDRFPVDADPAHLARWPVTEADRAATDAAVVSDLRRATGRFPRDGRLAALIRELNAGNRRFAELWATGEVAAHREDHKTIDHPSVGPVTVDCDTLTDGDSELKIVIMTAMPGSEDETKLRLTTIAGPPATTHG; encoded by the coding sequence ATGCCGAGGACCCCCGGAACCGGACTGGGCGCGATGATCCGCACCTGGCGGGACCGGCTGCCTCCGTCGGCCGCCGGGCTGCCGGTGGCCCGCGGGCGCCGGGCGGCCGGGCTGCGGCGCGAGGAACTGGCCGATCTGGCCGGGGTGTCGGTCGACTACATCGTGCGCCTGGAGCAGGGGCGGGCCACCACACCCTCGGTGTCGGTGGTGGCGTCCTTGGCGCGCGCCCTGCAGTTGTCCACCGCCGAGCGGGATCATCTGTACCGGCTGGCCCAGCTCGCCCCGCCGGAGGACGGCGCGATCTCCGACCACCTTCCGCCCGGTGTGCAGCGGGTGCTCGCCCGGCTCGGGGACGCGCCGGTCGCCGTCTTCGCGGCGGACTGGCAACTGATCTGGTGGAACCACGGGTGGGCCGCCCTCCTGGGCGACCCCTCCGCCTCGCCGCCGAAGCTGCGCAACTTCGCGCGCGACAGGTTCCCGGTGGACGCCGATCCCGCCCACCTCGCACGGTGGCCGGTGACCGAGGCGGACCGCGCCGCCACCGACGCCGCCGTCGTCTCCGATCTGCGCCGCGCCACCGGCCGCTTCCCCCGGGACGGCCGCTTGGCCGCGCTGATCCGCGAGCTGAACGCGGGCAACCGGAGGTTCGCCGAGCTATGGGCGACCGGAGAGGTGGCCGCGCACCGCGAGGACCACAAGACGATCGACCACCCGTCGGTGGGCCCGGTCACGGTGGACTGCGACACCCTCACCGACGGCGACTCCGAACTCAAGATCGTCATCATGACCGCCATGCCCGGCAGCGAGGACGAGACCAAGCTCCGCCTCACCACCATCGCCGGCCCACCGGCCACCACGCACGGCTGA
- a CDS encoding NAD(P)-dependent oxidoreductase: MKIAVVGAAGMVGSRVVTEATRRGHELVAVFRRRPPAVLPPGATAVEGDANDPGRMSRLFAGTDAIVAATRPAPGHEHTAVATTTALLTAAATARARILVVGGAAPLRVPGYPDRLVVDSPDHVPPAFRAIAAASAAQLGACRAHPADWVYLSPPAVLEPGARTGTYRRGTTTLITGADGASHISAEDLAVAVLDELENPGEDEHFTVGY, translated from the coding sequence ATGAAGATCGCCGTCGTCGGAGCCGCGGGCATGGTCGGCTCGCGCGTCGTCACCGAAGCCACGCGCCGGGGCCATGAGCTCGTCGCGGTGTTCCGCAGAAGGCCGCCCGCCGTCCTGCCGCCCGGGGCGACCGCCGTCGAGGGCGACGCGAACGACCCCGGCCGGATGAGCCGGCTGTTCGCCGGAACCGACGCGATCGTGGCCGCGACCCGCCCCGCCCCCGGCCACGAACACACCGCCGTCGCGACCACGACGGCGCTGCTCACCGCGGCCGCGACAGCCCGGGCCCGGATACTCGTCGTCGGTGGCGCCGCACCCCTGCGGGTCCCGGGATACCCCGACCGGCTCGTGGTCGACAGTCCGGACCACGTGCCACCGGCGTTCCGCGCCATCGCCGCCGCCAGCGCCGCGCAGTTGGGCGCCTGCCGAGCGCACCCGGCCGACTGGGTCTATCTCAGCCCGCCGGCCGTCCTGGAACCCGGGGCGCGCACCGGAACCTACCGACGCGGCACCACGACCCTCATCACCGGCGCCGACGGCGCGTCCCATATCTCGGCCGAGGACCTCGCCGTGGCCGTCCTCGACGAGCTCGAGAATCCGGGCGAGGACGAACACTTCACCGTCGGCTATTAG